From a single Hippopotamus amphibius kiboko isolate mHipAmp2 chromosome X, mHipAmp2.hap2, whole genome shotgun sequence genomic region:
- the LOC130842236 gene encoding cancer/testis antigen 1-like, which produces MEASDDDDAGGAAGGAGDQGGQGGPGGPEGQAGAGAGGGGGGGGAIPRRGPGGEAAPAAGWPPAHPNELYPLGRSRGGREAGVPGEAGVAEGGGGQCRKGSEDGPAAAGRQKLQGSRKARAAEGTGWVWGGTACGAGGEGGQSGCGARRHRGEEPGRGDGWGGVCGRSEGHPLGEAGLGDEETRSTGDAGDKWRLDQSSCSVLRVPFLCPIEAEAARRALAAYEEPHLQGVQKELSVDGSFLIVRWTAEDSRCLQVSVRSFLDDLALVQQVMQHFGPLFPPMSLPGKGG; this is translated from the exons ATGGAGGCGTCCGACGACGACGACGCGGGTGGCGCGGCGGGCGGTGCAGGGGACCAGGGTGGCCAGGGTGGTCCTGGTGGCCCTGAGGGTCAGGCCGGTGCGGGCGcaggcggtggtggtggtggtggtggtgcgatTCCGAGGCGAGGGCCAGGCGGAGAAGCGGCGCCTGCGGCCGGATGGCCCCCAGCCCATCCGAATGAGTTGTATCCTTTGGGCAGAAGCCGCGGTGGCCGGGAGGCCGGAGTCCCCGGGGAGGCCGGGGTGGCTGAGGGCGGCGGGGGGCAGTGCAGGAAGGGGAGCGAGGACGGACCAGCGGCTGCTGGAAGGCAAAAGCTCCAGGGCAGTAGGAAGGCCAGGGCGGCCGAGGGGACAGGATGGGTGTGGGGGGGGACGGCCTGCGGGGCCGGAGGAGAAGGCGGGCAGAGTGGGTGCGGGGCGCGGCGGCACCGAGGAGAGGAGCCGGGCCGGGGGgacgggtggggtggggtctgtgGACGGTCGGAGGGCCACCCTCTGGGGGAAGCGGGCCTGGGCGACGAGGAGACTCGAAGCACAGGTGACGCTGGTGACAAATGGCGCCTTGACCAGTCCTCCTGCAGCGTCCTAAGAGTGCCGTTCCTGTGTCCCATAGAGGCGGAGGCGGCGCGGCGGGCCCTGGCTGCTTATGAGGAGCCTCACCTGCAGGGCGTTCAGAAGGAGCTGTCGGTGGACGGCAGCTTCCTGATTGT GAGATGGACTGCTGAAGATAGTCGCTGCCTTCAAGTTTCCGTCAGGTCCTTTCTTGACGACCTTGCCCTGGTGCAGCAGGTCATGCAGCACTTTGGGCCCCTGTTTCCCCCTATGTCTCTACCAGGAAAAGGGGGCTGA